ATTATCTTTAAAAGTTTGTTGGTGGGGTTAGGAGATAGGAGTTAGCAGTCAGGAGCCGGTCGTCAGGAGACAGGAGATTATTTTATTTATTCTCCCCACACCCCACACCCCACACCCCACACCCCACACTCCACTTCCCCACTTCCCCACTTCCCCACTTCCCCACACCCCAACCCCTAACCCCTCATCCCTTCTACTGATAACCAATGCTTCCCACCGTTGAGACTTTAATTATTGCCGTCGAAAAAGCCGACTCAGCTAATGAGTTACTAACCGCCGTGGAAAACTTAGCCGCCGCCAAAAGTGAAGCGGCAATACCCACCCTTACCGATGTCCTGAGATATAATAACCCCGGTGCCTCCGTGGCAGCCGTGGACGGTTTAATCGCCATCGGCAAAGCGGCGGTTCCCTATTTACTAGCCAACCTAGACGGTTATAATTATGGGGCGAGAGCTTGGGCAACCCGCGCCCTAGCAGGAATTGGCGATGTGCGAGGATTGGACTTATTACTTGAGGCGGCGGTGAGTGATTTTTCCTTTAGCGTGCGGCGAGGGGCGGCTAGAGGCTTAGGAAATATAATTTGGTCTGATTTGGAGGAAAGTCGGGTTTCTGAGGCTCAGAAGGCTGTTTTTGCGGCACTGGAGAAACTTTCGCAAGGGGATCCAGAGTGGGTGGTTAGATATGCGGCGATTGTCGGATTGGAGGGGTTAGGAACTGCGGCGGCGGCATTTCGCGGGGCGATTCGGGAACTTTTAGGACAGATTCGGGAGACGGAAGCGGAAATAGTGGTAAGATTGCGCGCCGATCAAGCTCTGGAACACTTACAATAAGCCTAAGTCGAAAGTAGAAAAACTTATTTCTCTACAGGGAGAAACAATTACACTAACATTCTATGAAATATTGGCAGGAAATTTTAGCGATCGCTCAACGAATTTTAGTAGAATTAATCCGGCGCGGGCGTAGCTTAATCCTCTGGGGTATTTTCCCGATCCTTGTCCTGCTCTTAAATGGCTATATTATGGCAGAAAAAGGCAAAATTGAGCTTGCCGAGGCGATGGCTCTGGCTACTCCTCCCACCCTCGTCGGGGCGGCACTTTTCTTTAGTTGTTTGGGGGGAACCGTGGCGACGGTAGTGGCAGAAAGGGAACAACAAACGATTAAACGGTTATTTTTATCGCCTTTAAGCGGTGTTTCCTATTTTATCGGCATTTTTCTCGCCCATTGTGCGATTGCCGCCTGTCAGACAGTTTTAGTTTATTCTATTGCTAAACAGTATGGAGCCACTTTTAAAGGCTCAATTCCTCTAGAATTATTAATTATTTTTCTTAGTATCACCGCCTATGTGGGTTTAGGATTTATCCTCGGTACTCAACTGGCGAAAAGAACAGAAGATGTTAATGCTTTGGTGGGAACTTTTGGGGTTCCTTTATTAATTTTAGGCGGCGTTTTTCTTCCGACTGCTTTATTCCCCGACAATATTCTATCTCTGGCTAAATATAACCCGATCTACCACATGAATGAAGCTTTAATTGCTGTTTGGGCAAAGGGCGAAAATCTGCAAGATATTAGCTCTCATTTTCGCTTTCTCTGTCTTTTTGCTCTAGCTATGGTAGCAGGTGGTTGGCTTACCTATCGACAAATGTTGAACCTTGAACGGCGACTGTAAATCAGTTATCAGTTATCAGTTATCAGTTATCAGTTATCAGTTAGAAAAGGCAAGAGTATTCATTAATTTGTCTTCCCATATCTTCCACTCCCTAATCCTGTCCCCTGTCTCCTGACTCCTGACTATCCTTGTTACTTTATTAAAAATGCTGACTATCAATAATGTCAAAAAGAATTACGGAAGACGCTTAGTATTAGATCAATTAAACTTTCATATTGAAGCGGGGGAAATTTACGGTTTACTCGGTCCCAATGGTGCGGGAAAAACCACCACTATTAACTTAATTTGTAATTTATTAAAACCCTCATCGGGAGAAATTACCTTTAATTATTTGCCAATTTCCAGAGTTACTAAAGAATTAATTGGGGTTGCCCCGCAAGAAAATTTATTGTACAAATCCCTTACTTGTGAGGAAAATCTCAACTTTTTTGCTCAGATTTATGGACTTGATCGTCTCCAGCGTCGTCATCGGATTAAAGCCAGTTTATCGGCAGTAAATTTGCTTGATCGCGCCCGTAGTCCGGTGGAAACTTTAAGCGGTGGAATGCAGCGCCGGATGAATATTGCCGTGGCTATTGTTCATCAGCCAAAATTATTAATTCTCGATGAACCAACTACCGGTTTAGACATCGAATCTCGCTATGAAATTTGGGATTTAATCGGAGAATTACGGCGCCAGGGAATGACAATTTTATTAACTACCCATCTCCTCGATGAAGCACAGCGTCTCTGTCAACGTATCGGGATTTTAAAACAAGGTCGTATTATTGCCGAAGGTAATTTAAATCAGCTGCGTCAGCACATTCCTGCGAAAGAAATTATTATCATGGATACCCGGGATCAAGAAGCGGCCATAAATCGAGGTAAACAATTAGGATTTACTCCCAAATTTTACGGTAAAGATTTAGCTTTTTGGTTAGATGAACATCTAGAATTAAGCGAGATTATTCGGGCATTCGATGGCATTAATATTGATTCTCTCGCCCGTCAGACAATACAGTTAGAACATATTTATATGGAAATTATGAATCAATTTTAACCCCTTTTTTGAAAATTCAGCTTGATGATCGGCATTTTTGCGGTAATTGACCTCAATTAAGCTAAATCGCCGTTTTTTTACCGTCATGATCATCTATAATTTTTAGATAGGTTCTATCTATTAATTGGAGACAAAATCAATGATGAAATTAACCTCTATCCCTGGCTTATTGAGTCTATCGGCGGTATTATTAAGCTCACATCTACCCGCAGCGGCGCAAAATTGTCGGCCACTTTCTTTATTAGGGGGTGAAGGTAGTGAAATTACCAAAACCGTCTCACAACCCACTGTTCCGGGGCCTTTCGGTGTCACGATAACTCGTAATAATTGGAATACCGATTGGGCAGTTCCAGGGGGTAGAAGTTTTCAGAGGTTTATCGTTACGGTTTCTGTCCCCCGGGCTGCCTCCTTTGATATCCGGCTGTTTCTCAAGTATAGCGATCAAACTAACGAGGAATTTTTTAATACTAATGGAGTACGAATCGAACCCGATAAACCCTTAACAATTACTGCCACAGTCCGGGCAAATGATCAACCTTTTCTAGTCAATCTTTTTGTCAATGGTATTCAGCACATCGGTAATACCTACACCGCTTCTGTTGTCGGTTGTGAACGATAAAATATATAGGGTGTGCTGAAAAAGTTTTTCGGTGGGGGCAGGGTGTCGGGTGTGGGGTTTTAAGCTAAGAGATGCTCCCTATAAGTAACAAACTTAATTTTTAACCCATCCCACTTTACCTAAGTAGTCGTGCAAAATAAATTTCCTAGTGAAGAAAGGCAAGAGGCAAGAGGCAAGAGGCAAGGGGGGGTTAGATTTGTGTAATTAATTTTGCTTAGGTACTTATCTAGACATCCCGAGGATTGAGATGGATCATTTCCCAAGTCACATAGGTACCGATCGGACTCCAGATCAGGTAGGGTAAAAGTAGGATGCCTGCCCAAGAAGAAACAGGGAAAACCAATAGCGCCAGAAGACAACCCAAGAAAAAACCCGTACCACCGATAATCGTTCCCGCTTTGAGACTGCGTAGTTTACAGGTGACAGGAGTATAGGCAGTAATAGTCAATTCCACCAACAGATAAAAAGCCATCAAAAACCACTTATTAGCCGGTTGAGCTTCCCAGACTAAATAAGCAGAAATTGCCCCACAAATATAGATAATTGTCCAGATAAGAGGGATTAATCTTTCAAAGGTTAACCAATCGGGACGACGCAAGCGCGCAAACCAACGTACATCGCGAGAATTGAGTAATCCCCCAGCTAACGCGACCAAAAATCCGACGACACCGATAAGCAACCAAGAAGGAATCATGATTTTTAACTATCCTCCGCTAATTTTGGCTTTGTAACCCGATTCAATGAGAATTTGTAGGATTTTTTGGCGATGATCTCCTTGGATCTCAATGGTATTTTCTTTAACTGTACCACCCGTTCCGCAAGCGGTTTTTAACTGTTTTAATAATTTAGTCAGAGTTTCGGTTTGACATTGAAAACCTGTAACTATGGTAACGGTCTTTCCCGCCCGACCAGAGCGGGAGGTTTGTACTCGTAAATTCTGCTGATTCGGGGGTAATTCAGGAATGGAACGTTCAAAAGCTTGAGAATTACTTTGATCTCCCCATTCCTGGTAGGCAATCCGGTTTTTTTCCTGAGATTTACTCATAAGTAGTTGGACAAAATTAAATTCACACTCCAGCCCTGTCAAGGTGGTTTGACCTCAACTATAACAGTTATCTTCCTGGTCAGGTAGGAAGTCTCTGGTTTTAGGCAACGCCAGAACAGTAGCTACTTAACACCCGTTACAACCGATGGCTATTCTGGTTTTGGCCAGTTGGCCGTCGATTGACGATGCCAAATTAGGTTACACTTCATCTTGGGGAGAAAGGCAGATTCGACAAGCTCACTGCAAGCTGTAAAAGTTATCGAAGCAGAAATTCAGCCCTATACCGTAAACACACCGCTAGCCCCTTTTTGACTGTTAACCCCCTTATCTGAGACATTATGGATGCTTTTAGTCCCTTTCCCCCTGACTGGACAGAGAAGGCCGTTCACGCCTACAATTTTTGTTGTCCTTACTGCGGGGCAAAGGCTAAAGAAGCTCAGTCCGTTTGGATCAATCGCCGCGCTCCCGTTTTAGGAGAAGATTCCCGTCGTAAATGGCAGGAATTCTATCATTGTCAATGCGATCGAGTTTGGTGGGCTTGGAGTAGTGATCGACCCGCCGAAAAATAAAAATTCGGAATCGAGAATCGCAAATATGGCCGATGTCTATGTTTCTTGGGATGAATACCATCGTCTGATCGAAAAATTAGCGGTAAAAATCGATCGTTCTGGTTGGCAATTTCATCAGATTGTCTGTTTAGCCAAGGGAGGATTGCGCGTCGGTGACATTCTCTGTCGTCTTTTTCGTCAACCCCTAGCCATTCTCTACGCCGCTTCCTACGGGGGGCAAAATCAGCAAATTCAGGGAGAATTAACTATTTCCTCGAATTTAGCCATGATCGAGACCAAATTGGACAGTCCCTTGTTATTAGTGGATGATTTGGTCGATTCGGGCATCACTCTCCAAAAAACCTCGATTTTGTTACAGGAAAAATACGGGATTACCAATATCAAAACTGCGGTGATCTGGTACAAAGCAGCATCAATAATCAAACCTGACTATTATGTGGAATATTACCCGGATAATCCTTGGATTCATCAACCCTTCGAGCGTTACCAGCTAATTACACCCAAAGACCTCCTCGTATAGTTTATTGAGCAAGCCCTAACTAATCGTGAATTCTTGACCGCAACTATAAAAACTGGCGGTTTTTATTCCCCCAACTGCCAGGTTATCTCTTCACCCGCTCGTAACGGAACCAGTCCGGATTCGGGAAATGGCAATTCATCGGGAATGCGCCAAGGGGTTTTGGTTAATGTGATTTGTTCGGTATTCCGGGGGAGTTGATAAAAATCCGGCCCGTGGCAGCTGGCGAACCCTTCCAGTTGCTCGATCGCATCAACACTCTCAAAGGCTTCTGCGTACAACTCTAGGGCGTGCAGGGCTGAATAACAACCCGCACAGCCACAGGAACTTTCTTTGCTGT
This Microcystis wesenbergii NRERC-220 DNA region includes the following protein-coding sequences:
- a CDS encoding HEAT repeat domain-containing protein; protein product: MLPTVETLIIAVEKADSANELLTAVENLAAAKSEAAIPTLTDVLRYNNPGASVAAVDGLIAIGKAAVPYLLANLDGYNYGARAWATRALAGIGDVRGLDLLLEAAVSDFSFSVRRGAARGLGNIIWSDLEESRVSEAQKAVFAALEKLSQGDPEWVVRYAAIVGLEGLGTAAAAFRGAIRELLGQIRETEAEIVVRLRADQALEHLQ
- a CDS encoding ABC transporter permease: MKYWQEILAIAQRILVELIRRGRSLILWGIFPILVLLLNGYIMAEKGKIELAEAMALATPPTLVGAALFFSCLGGTVATVVAEREQQTIKRLFLSPLSGVSYFIGIFLAHCAIAACQTVLVYSIAKQYGATFKGSIPLELLIIFLSITAYVGLGFILGTQLAKRTEDVNALVGTFGVPLLILGGVFLPTALFPDNILSLAKYNPIYHMNEALIAVWAKGENLQDISSHFRFLCLFALAMVAGGWLTYRQMLNLERRL
- a CDS encoding ABC transporter ATP-binding protein, which translates into the protein MLTINNVKKNYGRRLVLDQLNFHIEAGEIYGLLGPNGAGKTTTINLICNLLKPSSGEITFNYLPISRVTKELIGVAPQENLLYKSLTCEENLNFFAQIYGLDRLQRRHRIKASLSAVNLLDRARSPVETLSGGMQRRMNIAVAIVHQPKLLILDEPTTGLDIESRYEIWDLIGELRRQGMTILLTTHLLDEAQRLCQRIGILKQGRIIAEGNLNQLRQHIPAKEIIIMDTRDQEAAINRGKQLGFTPKFYGKDLAFWLDEHLELSEIIRAFDGINIDSLARQTIQLEHIYMEIMNQF
- a CDS encoding TspO/MBR family protein yields the protein MIPSWLLIGVVGFLVALAGGLLNSRDVRWFARLRRPDWLTFERLIPLIWTIIYICGAISAYLVWEAQPANKWFLMAFYLLVELTITAYTPVTCKLRSLKAGTIIGGTGFFLGCLLALLVFPVSSWAGILLLPYLIWSPIGTYVTWEMIHLNPRDV
- a CDS encoding translation initiation factor, coding for MSKSQEKNRIAYQEWGDQSNSQAFERSIPELPPNQQNLRVQTSRSGRAGKTVTIVTGFQCQTETLTKLLKQLKTACGTGGTVKENTIEIQGDHRQKILQILIESGYKAKISGG
- a CDS encoding phosphoribosyltransferase translates to MADVYVSWDEYHRLIEKLAVKIDRSGWQFHQIVCLAKGGLRVGDILCRLFRQPLAILYAASYGGQNQQIQGELTISSNLAMIETKLDSPLLLVDDLVDSGITLQKTSILLQEKYGITNIKTAVIWYKAASIIKPDYYVEYYPDNPWIHQPFERYQLITPKDLLV